A single region of the Streptomyces sp. NBC_01262 genome encodes:
- the nirD gene encoding nitrite reductase small subunit NirD — protein MTAMTVELLVDEAWFAVCDRARLQPGRGVAALLPDGRQAAVFADRAGRLYAVENRDPFTGAYVLSRGLLGSTADGRAYVASPLLKQRFDLASGACLDDEAVSVAAFTVRAR, from the coding sequence ATGACCGCCATGACCGTCGAACTCCTCGTCGACGAGGCCTGGTTCGCCGTCTGCGACCGCGCCCGCCTCCAGCCCGGCCGCGGCGTCGCCGCCCTCCTCCCCGACGGCCGCCAGGCCGCGGTCTTCGCCGACCGCGCGGGACGGCTCTACGCCGTCGAGAACCGCGACCCCTTCACCGGCGCGTACGTGCTCTCCCGGGGGCTGCTCGGCTCCACGGCGGACGGGCGGGCTTACGTCGCGTCGCCGCTGCTCAAGCAGCGCTTCGACCTGGCGAGCGGTGCGTGTCTGGACGACGAGGCGGTGTCGGTCGCAGCGTTCACGGTCCGGGCTCGGTAG
- a CDS encoding extracellular solute-binding protein codes for MGDTPRSSPLSRRRFLSASAAAGLAAGAAGALSACGGSDSGGNSSGKTTIEWWNITTTDPAKGVWAQRAREFEKQNPDVTIKIVTLENEAYKSKMTALTASGKLPDIFHTWGGGVLKQQIDAGLVEDLTSSTASWRDAYVPASLEAYQFEDKTYGIPFDIGAVGFWYNKALFASAGITTPPTTWSGYLDAVQKLKSKGITPIALAGKEKWPGMYFWAYLAMRTAGLEAMQKAATENDFTGEGFVKAGQHLKDLVALQPFQQGFLGAGYSTPSGEAAAVGNGKAAMELMGQWAPSVQKSSGKGLGKDLGFFSFPAVEGGAGALTEVFGGGGGHALRKGAPKAALEFVKFFGATAFDEKLVKETGLVPVVKDAADALTDPNLKLVSDALNQATGFQLYLDQAYAPAVGQEVNDSVAALIAGNKSPEQVARSITQVAKSA; via the coding sequence ATGGGCGACACTCCTCGGTCCAGCCCCCTGTCCCGCCGCAGATTCCTGTCCGCCTCCGCGGCCGCCGGCCTCGCCGCGGGCGCGGCGGGCGCCCTGAGCGCGTGCGGCGGCTCCGACAGCGGCGGGAACTCCTCGGGCAAGACCACCATCGAGTGGTGGAACATCACCACCACCGACCCCGCCAAGGGAGTCTGGGCGCAGCGCGCCAGGGAGTTCGAGAAGCAGAATCCGGATGTCACGATCAAGATCGTCACGCTGGAGAACGAGGCGTACAAGTCCAAGATGACCGCGCTCACCGCCTCCGGGAAGCTGCCTGACATCTTCCACACCTGGGGCGGCGGCGTCCTCAAGCAGCAGATCGACGCCGGACTCGTCGAGGACCTCACCTCCTCCACCGCCTCCTGGCGCGATGCCTACGTGCCCGCCTCCCTGGAGGCGTACCAGTTCGAGGACAAGACGTACGGCATCCCCTTCGACATCGGCGCCGTCGGCTTCTGGTACAACAAGGCGCTCTTCGCGAGCGCCGGCATCACCACCCCGCCCACCACCTGGAGCGGCTACCTGGACGCGGTGCAGAAGCTGAAGTCCAAGGGCATCACCCCCATCGCCCTGGCCGGCAAGGAGAAGTGGCCCGGCATGTACTTCTGGGCGTATCTCGCGATGCGCACGGCCGGGCTGGAGGCGATGCAGAAGGCCGCCACGGAGAACGACTTCACCGGCGAGGGTTTTGTGAAGGCCGGGCAGCACCTCAAGGACCTGGTCGCGCTGCAGCCGTTCCAGCAGGGCTTCCTCGGGGCCGGGTACTCCACGCCCAGCGGGGAGGCGGCGGCGGTCGGCAACGGCAAGGCCGCCATGGAGCTGATGGGCCAGTGGGCGCCGAGCGTGCAGAAGTCCTCGGGCAAGGGGCTGGGCAAGGATCTCGGCTTCTTCTCCTTCCCCGCCGTCGAGGGCGGCGCGGGCGCGCTGACGGAGGTCTTCGGCGGGGGCGGCGGACACGCGCTGCGCAAGGGCGCGCCGAAGGCGGCGCTGGAGTTCGTGAAGTTCTTCGGTGCCACCGCCTTCGACGAGAAACTGGTCAAGGAGACCGGCCTGGTGCCGGTCGTCAAGGACGCCGCCGACGCGCTGACCGACCCCAACCTCAAGCTGGTCTCGGACGCCCTGAACCAGGCCACCGGCTTCCAGCTCTACCTGGACCAGGCCTACGCCCCGGCCGTCGGGCAGGAGGTCAACGACTCCGTCGCCGCGCTGATCGCGGGCAACAAGTCGCCGGAGCAGGTGGCCAGGTCGATCACCCAGGTCGCGAAGAGCGCCTAG
- a CDS encoding endo-1,4-beta-xylanase, with protein MKTEQLRHLRRAVLAVAGAATLILGLAAPSQAADPVLRDLATAKGRYIGSAATASELNISSYAALEGTQFNSATPGNEMKWESVEATRGTYNWTGGDNLVSFAQAHSMQVRGHTLVWHSQLPNWLTSGTFTNDALRALLVKHVTDEVTHFKGKINQWDVVNEPLNEDGTYRASLWYNQLGSSYIADALRAARAADPAAKLYINDYNTDGTGSKSDGMYNLAKSLLAQGVPLDGIGFQGHLIVGSVPTTVQTNLQRFADLGLDVAVTELDVRMTLPATTALLTQQKADFKSVVSACLAVSRCVGVTVWGLGDATSWVPSVFPGQGAANIYDENYQPKPAYYGVAEALGWTGTVPVPTASCAVTYGVNQWNTGFTASVTVKNTGTTPVSGWSLTWTYPSGQKVTQAWNATVAQSGTAVTATNVSYNATIAAGGTQAFGFNASWSGSNPAPTDFKLNGTACS; from the coding sequence ATGAAGACCGAGCAATTGCGTCACTTACGCAGAGCCGTACTCGCCGTCGCCGGCGCGGCCACGCTCATCCTGGGCCTCGCCGCCCCCAGCCAGGCCGCCGACCCCGTGCTGCGCGACCTCGCCACGGCCAAGGGGCGGTACATCGGCTCCGCCGCGACCGCGAGCGAGCTGAACATCAGCTCGTACGCGGCCCTCGAAGGCACCCAGTTCAACTCGGCCACCCCCGGCAACGAGATGAAGTGGGAATCCGTCGAAGCCACCCGCGGCACCTACAACTGGACCGGCGGCGACAACCTCGTCAGCTTCGCCCAGGCCCACAGCATGCAGGTGCGCGGCCACACCCTCGTCTGGCACAGCCAGCTCCCCAACTGGCTCACCTCGGGCACCTTCACCAATGACGCGCTGCGCGCCCTCCTGGTCAAGCACGTCACCGACGAAGTCACCCACTTCAAGGGCAAGATCAACCAGTGGGACGTCGTCAACGAGCCGCTCAACGAGGACGGCACGTACCGGGCGAGCCTCTGGTACAACCAGCTCGGCTCTTCGTACATAGCCGACGCGCTGCGCGCCGCGCGCGCCGCCGACCCGGCCGCCAAGCTCTACATCAACGACTACAACACCGACGGCACCGGCTCGAAGTCCGACGGCATGTACAACCTCGCCAAATCGCTTCTCGCCCAGGGCGTTCCGCTCGACGGCATCGGCTTCCAGGGCCACCTGATCGTCGGCTCCGTCCCGACCACCGTCCAGACCAACCTCCAGCGCTTCGCCGACCTCGGCCTGGACGTCGCCGTCACCGAGCTCGACGTCCGCATGACGCTGCCCGCCACGACCGCCCTGCTCACCCAGCAGAAGGCCGACTTCAAGTCGGTGGTCAGCGCCTGCCTCGCCGTCTCCCGCTGCGTCGGCGTCACCGTCTGGGGCCTCGGCGACGCGACCTCCTGGGTCCCCAGCGTCTTCCCCGGCCAGGGCGCGGCCAACATCTACGACGAGAACTACCAGCCCAAGCCGGCCTACTACGGTGTCGCCGAAGCGCTGGGCTGGACCGGCACCGTCCCCGTCCCGACCGCGAGCTGCGCGGTCACCTACGGCGTCAACCAGTGGAACACCGGCTTCACGGCGAGCGTGACCGTCAAGAACACCGGCACGACCCCCGTCTCCGGCTGGTCCCTGACTTGGACCTATCCCTCCGGCCAGAAGGTCACCCAGGCCTGGAACGCCACCGTCGCCCAGTCCGGCACGGCGGTCACCGCGACCAACGTCTCGTATAACGCGACGATCGCGGCGGGCGGCACGCAGGCCTTCGGCTTCAACGCGAGCTGGTCGGGGTCGAATCCGGCACCGACTGACTTCAAGCTGAACGGGACGGCGTGTAGTTAG
- a CDS encoding SanA/YdcF family protein, with protein sequence MRLRAPWAPRLRMRMRMPVWMRMPRSRREWRRLLRVLVLACVLALLPATWLQATAAARVRTLADVPAAPVAVVFGAGLWNGEPSPYLAHRLDAAAELYAAGKVRVILVTGDNSRKDYNEPGAMLSYLELHGVPAARVVLDYAGFDTWDSCTRAKRIFGVHRAVLVSQAFHIRRALALCSAAGITSYGVGVDENHNLTWYYGGTREILGALKASFDAAFTPNPHFLGPREPGVTRALRRS encoded by the coding sequence ATGAGATTGCGAGCGCCGTGGGCGCCGCGGTTGCGGATGCGGATGCGGATGCCGGTGTGGATGCGGATGCCGCGGTCGCGGCGGGAGTGGCGACGGCTGTTGCGGGTCCTGGTGCTGGCCTGCGTCCTGGCGCTGCTCCCCGCCACCTGGCTCCAGGCCACCGCCGCCGCCCGCGTCCGCACCCTCGCCGACGTCCCCGCCGCCCCCGTCGCCGTCGTCTTCGGCGCCGGCCTCTGGAACGGCGAGCCCTCGCCCTACCTCGCGCACCGCCTCGACGCGGCGGCCGAGCTCTACGCCGCCGGCAAGGTCCGCGTCATCCTGGTGACCGGCGACAACAGCCGCAAGGACTACAACGAGCCCGGCGCCATGCTCAGTTACCTGGAGCTGCACGGGGTCCCCGCGGCGCGGGTCGTCCTCGACTACGCCGGCTTCGACACCTGGGACTCCTGCACCCGCGCCAAGCGGATCTTCGGCGTCCACCGCGCCGTTCTCGTCAGCCAGGCCTTCCACATCCGTCGGGCCCTCGCGCTCTGCTCCGCCGCCGGCATCACCTCCTACGGAGTCGGCGTCGACGAAAACCACAACCTCACCTGGTACTACGGCGGCACCCGCGAGATCCTCGGCGCCCTCAAGGCGTCCTTCGACGCCGCCTTCACCCCCAACCCGCACTTCCTAGGCCCCCGCGAGCCGGGCGTGACCCGAGCTCTGCGGCGCAGCTAG
- the nirB gene encoding nitrite reductase large subunit NirB has product MTTPTIVLVGHGMVGQRFLEALADRGVTKASRVVVLCEEPRPAYDRVRLTSYFSGRTPEDLSMVEAGFMAEHGIELHVGDPAVAVDREARTVTARSGLTVAYDTLVLATGSYPFVPPVPGKDAGGCFVYRTIEDLLAIEEYAMTSRVGTVVGGGLLGLEAAGALKGLGLETHVVEFAPRLMPVQVDEGGGAALRRTIQDMGVTVHTGVGTQEITTAEDGSVAAMKLSDGSALDTDLVVFSAGVRPRDQLARECGLPVGERGGIVVDEQCRTEDGMVYAIGECALASDGRVYGLVAPGYEMAETAAKAIAGQEGSFTGADLSTKLKLLGVDVASFGDAHGTADGSLDIVYSDTRSGVYKKLVVSPDGVLLGGILVGDAEQYGTLRAFTGSVPPVSCEQLVLPAGAGAPVALGPSALPDEAVICSCHNVTKGAITAHATLAEVKKCTKAGTGCGSCMKVLGQLLPAPADKGLCGCFAQTRQELYEIVLTLRVTTHAELLDRHGREAARGGDGCAICKPAVASIIASLATTLGASVHVLDGEQAALQDTNDHFLANLQKNGSYSIVPRIPGGEITPEKLIVIGEVARDFGLYTKITGGQRIDLFGARVEQLPMIWTRLVDAGFESGHAYGKSLRTVKSCVGQTWCRYGVQDSVRMAIDLELRYRGLRSPHKLKSAVSGCARECAEAQSKDFGIIATASGWNLYVGGNGGATPRHADLLAQDLSDAELVRLIDRFLMFYIRTADRLERTSVWLDRLDGGLEHVRDVVVHDSLGICDELEALMAAHVAGYRDEWADTINDPERLARFVSFVNAPDVPDPSVKFVPERDQVKPDLQLLAGPVLPIRTLEGTPAS; this is encoded by the coding sequence ATGACCACGCCTACGATCGTGCTGGTCGGCCACGGGATGGTCGGCCAGCGATTCCTGGAGGCGCTGGCCGACCGGGGCGTCACGAAGGCCTCCCGGGTGGTGGTGCTGTGCGAGGAGCCGCGCCCCGCCTACGACCGGGTCCGGCTCACGTCGTACTTCTCGGGGAGGACCCCGGAGGACCTGTCGATGGTCGAGGCCGGCTTCATGGCCGAGCACGGCATCGAGCTGCATGTCGGCGACCCGGCGGTGGCCGTGGACCGCGAGGCCCGCACCGTGACGGCGCGTTCCGGGCTGACCGTCGCGTACGACACGCTCGTGCTGGCCACCGGCTCGTACCCGTTCGTCCCGCCCGTGCCGGGCAAGGACGCGGGGGGCTGCTTCGTCTACCGCACCATCGAGGACCTGCTCGCGATCGAGGAGTACGCCATGACCTCGCGCGTCGGCACGGTGGTCGGCGGCGGGCTGCTGGGGCTGGAGGCGGCGGGCGCGCTCAAGGGGCTGGGCCTGGAGACCCACGTCGTGGAGTTCGCGCCGCGGCTGATGCCGGTGCAGGTGGACGAGGGCGGTGGCGCGGCGCTGCGCCGGACCATCCAGGACATGGGCGTGACCGTGCACACGGGTGTGGGCACGCAGGAGATCACCACGGCCGAGGACGGCTCGGTCGCGGCGATGAAGCTGTCGGACGGGTCGGCGCTGGACACCGACCTCGTGGTCTTCTCGGCGGGCGTACGGCCCCGGGACCAGCTCGCGCGGGAGTGCGGGCTGCCGGTGGGCGAGCGCGGCGGCATCGTGGTCGACGAGCAGTGCCGTACGGAAGACGGAATGGTGTATGCAATCGGCGAGTGCGCGCTGGCCTCGGACGGCCGGGTGTACGGGCTGGTCGCGCCGGGCTACGAGATGGCCGAGACGGCGGCGAAGGCGATCGCGGGGCAGGAAGGTTCCTTCACCGGCGCAGACCTCTCGACGAAGCTGAAGCTGCTCGGGGTGGATGTCGCCTCGTTCGGCGACGCGCACGGAACTGCCGACGGTAGCCTGGATATTGTATACAGTGACACCCGCTCCGGTGTATACAAAAAACTGGTCGTCTCCCCCGACGGAGTCCTCCTCGGCGGCATCCTCGTCGGCGACGCCGAGCAGTACGGCACCCTGCGCGCCTTCACCGGCTCCGTACCGCCCGTCTCCTGCGAGCAGCTCGTCCTCCCCGCCGGCGCCGGTGCCCCCGTCGCCCTCGGCCCGTCCGCGCTGCCCGACGAGGCGGTGATCTGCTCCTGCCACAACGTCACCAAGGGCGCGATCACCGCGCACGCCACCCTCGCCGAGGTCAAGAAGTGCACCAAGGCCGGTACCGGCTGCGGCAGTTGCATGAAGGTGCTCGGCCAGCTGCTGCCGGCCCCGGCCGACAAGGGCCTGTGCGGCTGCTTCGCGCAGACCCGCCAGGAGCTGTACGAGATCGTGCTGACCCTGCGCGTCACGACCCACGCCGAACTCCTCGACCGGCACGGCCGCGAGGCCGCCCGGGGCGGCGACGGCTGCGCGATCTGCAAGCCGGCCGTCGCGTCGATCATCGCCTCGCTCGCGACGACGCTGGGCGCCTCCGTGCACGTCCTGGACGGCGAACAGGCGGCTCTACAGGACACCAACGACCACTTCCTCGCCAACCTGCAGAAGAACGGCTCCTACTCGATCGTGCCGCGCATCCCCGGCGGCGAGATCACCCCCGAGAAGCTCATCGTCATCGGCGAGGTGGCACGGGACTTCGGCCTCTACACAAAGATCACCGGCGGCCAGCGGATAGACCTGTTCGGCGCGCGGGTCGAGCAACTCCCCATGATCTGGACCCGGTTGGTCGACGCCGGCTTCGAGTCCGGCCACGCCTACGGCAAGTCGCTGCGTACGGTGAAGTCCTGCGTCGGCCAGACCTGGTGCCGCTACGGCGTCCAGGACTCCGTACGGATGGCCATCGACCTGGAGCTGCGCTACCGGGGCCTGCGCTCCCCGCACAAGCTCAAGTCGGCCGTCTCCGGCTGCGCGCGCGAGTGCGCCGAGGCCCAGAGCAAGGACTTCGGCATCATCGCCACCGCCTCCGGCTGGAACCTCTACGTCGGCGGCAACGGCGGCGCCACCCCGCGCCACGCGGACCTGCTGGCGCAGGACCTCAGCGACGCCGAACTGGTCCGCCTCATCGACCGCTTCCTGATGTTCTACATCCGCACGGCCGACCGCCTTGAGCGCACCTCGGTCTGGCTGGACCGCCTCGACGGCGGCCTGGAGCATGTGCGCGATGTCGTCGTCCACGACTCGCTCGGCATCTGCGACGAGCTGGAGGCCCTGATGGCCGCCCACGTCGCCGGCTACCGCGACGAATGGGCCGACACCATCAACGACCCCGAGCGTCTCGCCCGCTTCGTCTCCTTCGTCAACGCCCCCGACGTGCCCGACCCCTCGGTGAAGTTCGTCCCCGAGCGCGACCAGGTCAAGCCCGACCTCCAGCTCCTCGCCGGCCCCGTCCTCCCGATCCGCACGCTCGAAGGGACCCCCGCCTCATGA
- a CDS encoding carbohydrate ABC transporter permease → MGTTSAHVLSDTDTTRGEVRKPGPGPDGPYPRARPPALRRITHWLTAFSFTVPALLLFGALVLLPILFALYSSFFNWGGFGWPSDFTGLGNFSKLVKDPVFTGDLWRGFLLISFSLLIQLPFSLAIAVMLNQRLRGRAFYRMLFFAPYILSEVITGVLFSMIFAPGDGLADKILSDLGLEALGGKWFSDPSTVLPTLFLAMTWKYFGFHMMLYLAGLQGIPAELHEAAKIDGAGPWERFRYVTLPLLGPTIRISAFLSVIYSIQLLDMVWVITGGGPDHASETMAITMFQYGFKRYQVGYASTISVAMFLISLVFALLYQRFVMRRDTEGALTTMRAQR, encoded by the coding sequence ATGGGGACCACTTCGGCCCACGTACTCAGTGACACGGACACGACGCGCGGCGAGGTACGAAAGCCGGGCCCGGGGCCGGACGGCCCGTACCCCCGCGCCCGTCCACCTGCCCTGCGCCGCATCACGCACTGGCTGACCGCGTTCTCCTTCACCGTGCCCGCGCTCCTGCTCTTCGGCGCGCTCGTGCTGCTGCCGATCCTGTTCGCCCTCTACTCCAGCTTCTTCAACTGGGGCGGCTTCGGCTGGCCTTCGGACTTCACCGGGCTCGGCAACTTCAGCAAGCTGGTCAAGGACCCGGTCTTCACCGGCGACCTGTGGCGCGGCTTCCTGCTGATCAGCTTCTCGCTCCTGATCCAGCTCCCGTTCTCGCTGGCGATCGCCGTGATGCTGAACCAGAGGCTGCGCGGCCGCGCCTTCTACCGGATGCTGTTCTTCGCGCCGTACATCCTGTCCGAGGTCATCACCGGCGTGCTGTTCAGCATGATCTTCGCGCCGGGCGACGGCCTCGCCGACAAGATCCTCTCGGACCTCGGCCTGGAGGCCCTGGGCGGGAAGTGGTTCTCCGACCCGTCCACCGTGCTGCCGACCCTCTTCCTCGCCATGACGTGGAAGTACTTCGGCTTCCACATGATGCTCTACCTGGCCGGACTCCAGGGCATCCCGGCCGAGCTCCACGAGGCCGCCAAGATCGACGGCGCCGGCCCCTGGGAGCGCTTCCGGTACGTCACCCTGCCGCTGCTCGGGCCGACCATCCGGATCAGCGCCTTCCTGTCCGTCATCTACTCCATCCAGCTGCTCGACATGGTGTGGGTGATCACCGGGGGCGGCCCGGACCACGCCTCCGAGACCATGGCGATCACGATGTTCCAGTACGGCTTCAAGCGCTACCAGGTGGGCTACGCCAGCACCATCAGCGTCGCGATGTTCCTGATCAGCCTGGTCTTCGCCCTCCTCTACCAGCGCTTCGTCATGCGCCGTGACACCGAAGGAGCCCTCACCACCATGCGAGCCCAGCGATGA
- a CDS encoding sirohydrochlorin chelatase, which translates to MTAWDVPGPEPFDSTAQLMTQITAQLSSQLTGLTLRAAAPPSPPTLVAVAHGSRDPGALRTVRELLDRIRALRPDVPVRLGHIELNEPLLDDTLAGLRAGTDVVLVPLLLSRGYHVKQDIPQALAKAPHLRGRIAGPLGPHPLLAEALHGRLVEAGWRTPRGAGAARAGVVLAAAGSRDPDSARDTARTAALLRQRLGGIPVVPAFATGGPTVTDAVDALAARGRHRVALASCFASPGRFATQTAAAAPWLAAPPLGAHAAMARLVLHRYDRARAGVTGDAAWTELATA; encoded by the coding sequence ATGACGGCATGGGATGTTCCCGGACCGGAGCCCTTCGACAGTACGGCGCAGCTCATGACCCAGATCACGGCACAGCTCAGCAGCCAGCTCACCGGACTGACCCTGCGCGCCGCGGCGCCGCCCAGTCCGCCCACGCTGGTGGCCGTCGCGCACGGCAGCCGTGATCCGGGGGCGCTGCGGACGGTCCGGGAGCTGCTGGACCGGATCCGGGCGCTGCGCCCGGACGTGCCCGTGCGCCTGGGGCACATCGAGCTGAACGAGCCGCTCCTGGACGACACGCTGGCCGGCCTGCGCGCGGGCACGGACGTGGTGCTGGTCCCGCTGCTGCTCAGCCGGGGCTATCACGTCAAGCAGGACATCCCGCAGGCCCTGGCGAAGGCCCCGCATCTGCGCGGCCGGATCGCCGGGCCGCTCGGGCCGCACCCGCTGCTGGCGGAGGCGCTGCACGGGCGGCTCGTGGAGGCCGGGTGGCGTACGCCGCGCGGGGCCGGGGCCGCCCGGGCGGGGGTCGTGCTGGCGGCCGCCGGGTCGCGGGACCCGGACTCGGCGCGGGACACCGCCCGTACGGCGGCGCTGCTGCGGCAGCGCCTCGGCGGGATCCCGGTGGTGCCGGCGTTCGCCACCGGCGGGCCGACCGTGACGGACGCGGTGGACGCCCTCGCGGCGCGCGGCCGTCACCGGGTCGCCCTCGCGTCCTGCTTCGCCTCGCCCGGCCGCTTCGCCACGCAGACGGCCGCCGCCGCGCCCTGGCTGGCCGCGCCACCGCTGGGTGCGCATGCGGCGATGGCCCGGCTTGTGCTGCACCGCTACGACCGGGCACGGGCGGGAGTCACCGGCGACGCGGCCTGGACGGAGCTCGCGACCGCCTGA
- a CDS encoding carbohydrate ABC transporter permease: MRRRLRSLRSLPVYVILWLVGAVVVTPLLYALISGFKSTDQLSRNPFGLPSPWVTANFTDILGSGTFWRAIGSSVLIAVATTVLTVGIAALAGFAFARFAFRGRELLFTLFTMGLMFPFAVALLPLFLLLRFADLLDNPLGVILPQAAFGLPLTIIILRGFFREIPGELEEAATLDGCSAFGFFWRILLPMARPALGTVSVLAIVGSWNNFFLPLLVFNDDTWWTVPVSVQQFQGQYAADTARIFAYLVLAMVPALAFYAVAERQLIGGITVGATKG, translated from the coding sequence ATGAGGCGGCGCCTGCGGTCCCTGCGGTCCCTTCCCGTCTACGTGATCCTGTGGCTGGTCGGCGCGGTGGTGGTGACACCCCTGCTCTACGCCCTGATCTCCGGCTTCAAGTCCACCGACCAGCTCTCCCGCAACCCCTTCGGGCTGCCCAGCCCCTGGGTGACCGCCAACTTCACCGACATCCTCGGCTCGGGGACCTTCTGGCGGGCCATCGGCAGCAGCGTCCTGATCGCGGTGGCGACCACCGTGCTCACGGTGGGGATCGCCGCGCTCGCGGGCTTCGCCTTCGCCCGGTTCGCCTTCCGGGGGCGGGAGTTGCTGTTCACCCTGTTCACGATGGGGCTGATGTTCCCGTTCGCGGTGGCCCTGCTGCCGCTGTTCCTGCTGCTGCGCTTCGCCGACCTGCTGGACAACCCGCTCGGCGTGATCCTCCCCCAGGCCGCTTTCGGGCTGCCGCTGACCATCATCATCCTGCGCGGCTTCTTCCGGGAGATCCCCGGCGAGTTGGAGGAGGCGGCCACCCTGGACGGCTGCAGCGCCTTCGGGTTCTTCTGGCGGATCCTGCTGCCGATGGCCCGGCCCGCGCTGGGCACGGTGTCCGTGCTGGCGATCGTCGGAAGCTGGAACAACTTCTTCCTGCCGCTGCTGGTGTTCAACGACGACACCTGGTGGACCGTCCCGGTCAGCGTCCAGCAGTTCCAGGGCCAGTACGCCGCCGACACCGCCCGCATCTTCGCCTATCTCGTCCTCGCCATGGTGCCGGCCCTGGCCTTCTACGCGGTCGCCGAACGGCAGCTCATCGGGGGCATCACGGTCGGCGCGACAAAGGGCTGA
- a CDS encoding LacI family DNA-binding transcriptional regulator — MAQEPGQISSNGRKVTITAIAQAAGVSVPTVSRVVNGRSDVAPETRAKVEDLLRQHGYRRRTSAPGDRAALLDLVFNDLDSPWAVEIIRGVEDVAHAAGVGTVVSAIHGRAGSARQWMKNLRDRASDGVILVTSVLEPVLHEELRRLNVPIVVVDPAGSPTLEAPTVGATNWAGGMAATEHLLSLGHRRIGFIAGPTRLLCSRARLDGYRAALEGAGIPVDDALIVPGDFYHASGSTGASALLDLRKPPTAVFAASDQMALGAIEALRRRGLRVPEDMSVVGFDDLPEVRWLSPPLTTVRQPLTEMGKVAARTVLRLARGEELDSPRLELATELVVRASTAARA; from the coding sequence ATGGCACAGGAACCGGGACAGATCAGCAGCAACGGCCGCAAGGTGACGATCACCGCGATCGCGCAAGCCGCGGGCGTGTCCGTGCCGACCGTCTCCCGCGTGGTCAACGGGCGTTCCGACGTGGCGCCGGAGACCCGAGCCAAGGTGGAGGACCTGCTGCGGCAGCACGGCTACCGACGCCGCACCAGCGCGCCGGGAGACCGGGCGGCGCTGCTGGACCTGGTCTTCAACGACCTGGACAGCCCCTGGGCGGTGGAGATCATCCGGGGCGTGGAGGATGTCGCGCACGCGGCGGGCGTCGGCACGGTCGTGTCGGCGATCCACGGCCGCGCCGGGTCCGCCCGGCAGTGGATGAAGAACCTGCGCGACCGGGCGTCGGACGGCGTGATCCTGGTGACCTCCGTGCTGGAGCCGGTGCTGCACGAGGAGTTGCGCCGGCTCAATGTGCCGATCGTGGTGGTCGACCCGGCCGGCTCGCCGACCCTGGAGGCCCCCACCGTCGGGGCGACCAACTGGGCGGGCGGGATGGCCGCGACCGAGCATCTGCTCTCGCTCGGGCACCGCCGGATCGGCTTCATCGCGGGCCCGACCCGGCTGCTCTGCTCGCGCGCCCGACTCGACGGCTACCGGGCGGCATTGGAGGGCGCGGGCATCCCGGTCGACGACGCCCTGATCGTGCCCGGCGACTTCTACCACGCCTCCGGGTCCACGGGTGCGAGCGCGCTGCTCGATCTGCGCAAGCCGCCGACCGCGGTCTTCGCCGCCAGCGACCAGATGGCGCTGGGCGCGATCGAGGCGCTGCGCAGACGCGGGCTGCGGGTCCCGGAGGACATGAGCGTGGTCGGCTTCGACGACCTCCCCGAAGTGCGCTGGCTGTCACCGCCATTGACGACGGTGCGCCAACCGCTCACGGAAATGGGCAAGGTGGCGGCCCGTACGGTGCTGCGACTGGCACGCGGCGAGGAACTGGACTCCCCGCGCCTGGAGTTGGCGACGGAACTGGTCGTACGCGCCAGCACGGCGGCCCGCGCGTAG
- a CDS encoding gamma-glutamylcyclotransferase family protein — MTVVLDHVHSQLPLFVYGTLRAGEANHAAMFRGRTKIVIPAVLSGAVLYDGPGFPYAVNADGGRVLGELVHPLPELYNEVLADLDHLEEFVPDAPDSLFVRVARGTRTEDGEPVLAWVYLAGPVEEQRLQASGRIITSGDWRRPG, encoded by the coding sequence ATGACCGTCGTGCTCGACCACGTCCACTCACAGTTGCCTCTCTTCGTCTATGGCACGCTCCGCGCCGGCGAGGCCAACCACGCCGCCATGTTCCGGGGCCGTACCAAGATCGTTATTCCCGCCGTCCTCAGCGGCGCGGTCCTCTACGACGGCCCGGGATTCCCGTACGCCGTCAACGCCGACGGAGGGCGGGTTCTCGGCGAACTCGTCCACCCGCTTCCCGAGCTCTACAACGAGGTGCTCGCCGACCTCGACCACCTGGAGGAGTTCGTCCCGGACGCCCCCGACAGCCTGTTCGTGCGCGTCGCGCGCGGCACCCGCACCGAGGACGGGGAACCGGTCCTGGCGTGGGTGTATCTCGCGGGGCCGGTCGAGGAGCAGCGGCTGCAGGCCTCGGGCCGGATCATCACCAGCGGCGACTGGCGGCGGCCGGGCTAG